One window of the Eucalyptus grandis isolate ANBG69807.140 chromosome 6, ASM1654582v1, whole genome shotgun sequence genome contains the following:
- the LOC120294374 gene encoding uncharacterized protein LOC120294374: protein MPGLNSIDRRALLAYHPGVPPKKREAGRTKPELSKKIEEEVMKLLKVGFIEVSQYPEWVANIVSDSWKMFFDGAVNLSGSGTGAIMISLDGQHHLVAAKLIFPCTNNVAEYEACIIGLQAAIKMGVAKFRVFGDSALIILQTVGEWKTKDAKLLPYHEYLEDLVREFEEISFEYLPRSHNQFTDALPTLSSMLQVTDGLEVEHLKIEVLPKLAYCMIVTEELDGKPWYYNIMNYIKKQEFPKGSTPTDRKYITKMASKFFVSGENLYKRSYDSILLWCVDAAEAIQIM, encoded by the exons ATGCCTGGTTTAAACTCCATCGATCGTCGAGCATTGCTTGCCTACCACCCGGGTGTGCCACCTAAGAAGCGAGAGGCCGGGAGAACTAAGCCCGAactctcgaagaagatagaggaagaggtgatgaagctttTGAAGGTGGGATTTattgaagtctcacaatacCCCGAATGGGTGGCTAACATCGTGTCAG actcatggaagatgttctttgatggagctgtaaacTTGTCTGGTTCTGGTACTGGGGCAATTATGATATCCCTAGATGGGCAACACCATCTGGTGGCTGCAAAATTAATATTCCCATGCACAAACAATGTGGCTGAGTATGAAGCATGCATCATCGGACTTCAAGCCGCAATCAAGATGGGTGTAGCCAAATTCAGAGTATTCGGAGATTCAGCACTGATCATACTTCAAAccgtaggtgaatggaagactaaAGATGCCAAATTGCTCCCGTACCACGAGTACTTAGAAGATCTGGTAAGGGAGTTCGAGGAAATTTCGTTTGAATACTTGCCgaggtctcataatcaatttacGGATGCACTCCCGACTTTGTCATCTATGTTACAAGTCACCGACGGGTTAGAAGTCGAGCATTTGAAAATAGAGGTTTTGCCGAAGCTAGCTTATTGTATGATCGTGACTGAAGAACTTGATggaaaaccatggtattacAATATCATGAACTACATTAAAAAGCAAGAATTTCCCAAAGGAAGCACTCCGActgataggaagtacatcaCGAAGATGGCCTCAAAATTCTTTGTCAGTGGCGAGAATTTGTAtaagagatcttatgattcaatCTTGTTGTGGTGTGTGGATGCAGCCGAAGCCATTCAAATCATGTAG
- the LOC104448916 gene encoding stemmadenine O-acetyltransferase codes for MEVVVVSKEFVKPYSPTPNHLKIHKLSLLDQFMPTAYVPLVLFYTIEEADRAATTPLRMVQLLKQSLSETLPLFYPLAGKINGDGLSIECDDDGVLLVEARAEFAPSRLLHQPDFETVRKFLPCAAAWRRTEVGDRVAMVQVTAFPCGGVVVGVLISHTAADGASFSTFLKGWAAAARKTGEAPRPSFDAPTLFIQNKAFSEEDTFFGMCPVNRGRYGTRRLVFDASAMARLKAKTANVGVQNPTRAEVVTALMCKSLTATMTKVSGLDKPVVFPNAVNLRRRAVPNFHDDSMGNYVWLPTILCQLEEKDYDGLPSLIGWLREAKSKIDGEFVRGLEGDGGFNALQDALRETRESLARTDRLVSFSSWCNFGHYEIDFGWGRPAWVSPVGFPEESENLIGNGVLLLDTRCRKGVEAWVFMDEQELEVLEQDEELTEYASINPPVSEIED; via the exons ATGGAGGTCGTAGTGGTATCCAAGGAATTCGTGAAACCATATAGTCCCACACCGAACCACCTCAAAATCCATAAGCTGTCCCTTCTTGATCAGTTCATGCCTACTGCTTACGTTCCCTTGGTCCTTTTCTACACCATCGAAGAAGCTGATCGAGCCGCCACAACACCCTTACGCATGGTACAACTACTGAAGCAATCTCTGTCCGAAACTCTACCGCTGTTCTATCCCTTGGCGGGGAAGATCAACGGCGACGGCCTCTCCATTGAGTGCGATGATGATGGCGTTCTCCTTGTTGAGGCCAGGGCCGAGTTTGCCCCATCGCGGCTACTCCACCAGCCAGACTTTGAAACGGTCAGGAAATTCCTGCCTTGCGCCGCTGCATGGAGGAGAACAGAAGTGGGAGATCGTGTGGCGATGGTTCAAGTGACGGCCTTCCCCTGCGGCGGAGTTGTGGTCGGCGTGCTCATCTCGCACACCGCAGCCGACGGGGCCTCTTTCTCCACTTTCCTCAAAGGTTGGGCAGCCGCGGCCCGCAAAACCGGCGAAGCACCGCGTCCCAGCTTTGATGCGCCCACTTTGTTCATCCAAAACAAAGCATTCTCCGAGGAGGATACCTTCTTTGGCATGTGTCCTGTCAACAGAGGCAg GTATGGTACAAGGAGACTCGTGTTCGACGCGTCGGCCATGGCAAGACTCAAGGCCAAAACAGCTAATGTGGGAGTGCAAAACCCGACTCGCGCCGAAGTCGTCACGGCTTTGATGTGCAAATCACTGACGGCCACAATGACCAAGGTATCCGGCCTCGACAAGCCGGTGGTGTTTCCCAACGCCGTGAACCTCCGCAGAAGAGCCGTCCCGAATTTCCACGATGACTCAATGGGGAACTATGTATGGCTGCCAACTATCCTATGCCAGCTCGAAGAGAAGGATTATGACGGCCTGCCCAGCCTCATTGGCTGGCTCCGAGAAGCGAAGAGCAAAATAGACGGCGAATTCGTGAGAGGCTTGGAAGGCGACGGCGGATTTAATGCGCTACAGGACGCCCTTAGGGAAACGAGAGAGTCTCTAGCCCGCACGGATCGACTCGTATCGTTCTCGAGCTGGTGCAACTTTGGTCACTACGAGATCGACTTCGGGTGGGGGAGGCCGGCATGGGTGAGCCCGGTTGGTTTCCCAGAGGAATCGGAAAACTTGATCGGGAACGGTGTGCTTCTGTTGGACACGAGGTGCCGCAAAGGAGTCGAAGCGTGGGTTTTCATGGACGAACAAGAGCTTGAAGTGCTGGAACAAGACGAGGAGCTGACAGAGTACGCTTCCATAAATCCACCTGTTTCGGAGATCGAGGATTGA